The proteins below come from a single Streptomyces spongiicola genomic window:
- a CDS encoding DUF2752 domain-containing protein: protein MNRGAEASAAGPGPSSAPAQGPFPAWGPSSAAPGPGPVPAHPPGHRHPPVPPSPRPDRPPPLHRRLAAPTAALAAVAGAFIYVGAVDPGEPGHYPVCPLLQLTGIYCPGCGGLRSAHAFVHGELGTAFGANALAVAGYLLFAVLWAFWLVRAVRARPVRITLGPAWWWGLGAVLAVFTVVRNLPFGSGLAP, encoded by the coding sequence ATGAACCGCGGAGCGGAGGCGTCTGCCGCCGGGCCGGGACCGTCGTCCGCCCCCGCGCAGGGACCGTTCCCCGCATGGGGACCGTCCTCCGCCGCGCCCGGACCCGGGCCCGTGCCGGCGCACCCGCCCGGGCACCGTCACCCCCCGGTTCCGCCGTCCCCGCGCCCGGACCGCCCCCCGCCACTCCACCGCAGGCTCGCCGCGCCGACGGCCGCGCTGGCCGCCGTCGCCGGGGCCTTCATCTACGTCGGCGCCGTCGACCCCGGCGAGCCCGGCCACTACCCCGTCTGCCCGCTGCTTCAGCTGACCGGCATCTACTGCCCCGGCTGCGGCGGGCTGCGCAGCGCCCACGCGTTCGTCCACGGCGAACTCGGCACCGCCTTCGGCGCCAATGCGCTCGCCGTCGCCGGCTATCTGCTCTTCGCGGTGCTCTGGGCCTTCTGGCTCGTCCGCGCCGTCAGGGCGAGACCGGTGCGGATCACGCTGGGACCCGCCTGGTGGTGGGGCCTCGGCGCGGTCCTCGCCGTCTTCACGGTTGTCCGGAACCTGCCGTTCGGTTCGGGACTCGCACCCTGA
- a CDS encoding DsbA family protein has translation MVVSENNQDGMRAARERLKRERELHKNREKRRRLLIVSAAVVGVLGLAAVVGVIAAGGGGKDEGSTAGGPVVAPSGAQGEDALALPAGPDGAPSTLTVWEDFRCPACAQFENVMRDTIHELTDSGQLRVRYHLATIIDGGMGGSGSLRAANAAACAQDAGKFVEYHDVLFQNQPPETEDAFADNERLIELAGEVPGLATPAFTECVESGRHDAWVAKSDQAFEEKNFRGTPTVLLNGESVFPQKDGEQLSPENLRKWVAEADRDKQRRTGQPSPAAS, from the coding sequence GTGGTCGTGAGCGAGAACAACCAAGACGGAATGCGGGCCGCGCGCGAGCGGCTCAAGCGCGAACGCGAACTCCACAAGAACCGCGAGAAGCGACGGCGCCTGCTGATCGTGTCCGCCGCGGTGGTCGGCGTGCTGGGCCTGGCCGCGGTGGTCGGTGTGATCGCGGCGGGCGGTGGCGGGAAGGACGAGGGGTCCACCGCGGGCGGCCCGGTGGTCGCCCCGAGCGGAGCCCAGGGCGAGGACGCGCTCGCGCTTCCGGCGGGCCCGGACGGAGCGCCGTCCACGCTCACGGTCTGGGAGGACTTCCGCTGCCCCGCCTGTGCCCAGTTCGAGAACGTGATGAGGGACACGATCCACGAGCTGACCGACTCGGGTCAGCTCAGGGTCAGGTACCACCTCGCGACGATCATCGACGGCGGCATGGGCGGCAGCGGCTCGCTCCGGGCCGCGAACGCCGCCGCGTGCGCGCAGGACGCCGGGAAGTTCGTGGAATACCACGACGTGCTGTTCCAGAACCAGCCTCCGGAGACCGAGGACGCCTTCGCGGACAACGAGCGGCTGATCGAACTGGCGGGCGAGGTGCCGGGCCTGGCCACCCCCGCGTTCACCGAGTGCGTCGAGTCCGGCAGGCACGACGCCTGGGTGGCGAAATCCGACCAGGCCTTCGAGGAGAAGAACTTCCGGGGCACCCCGACGGTGCTCCTCAACGGCGAGTCCGTGTTCCCGCAGAAGGACGGCGAGCAGCTCAGCCCCGAGAACCTGCGGAAGTGGGTCGCCGAGGCCGACCGGGACAAGCAGCGGCGCACGGGGCAGCCGAGCCCGGCCGCCTCCTGA
- a CDS encoding CaiB/BaiF CoA transferase family protein — translation MHHPDTTGAAARPSVPADAPAASGPLAGLRVLDLATLFAGPLAATMLGDFGADVIKVEHPRRADPSRGHGPGKDGIGLWWKLLGRNKRTITLDLSAPGGRETFLTLAATADVVIENFRPGTLERWRLGWEELSAASPRLVLARVTGFGQFGPYCHRPGFGTLAEAMSGFAALTGEPDGPPTLPPFGLADSIAALATSYAVMTALTARSATGRGQVVDMAIIEPILTVLGPQPIWYDQLGYVQPRTGNRSRNNAPRNTYRAADGSWLAVSTSAQSVAERVMRLVGRPELVSEPWFASGSGRAEHAEVLDEAVGAWIARHTKEEVVAAFDKAEAAVAPVYDVRDVMADPQYRALGSVTEVPDPELGPIRMQNVLFRLSETPGGIRWAGRPHGADTDSVLGELGLTPGRIAALRAEGAL, via the coding sequence ATGCACCACCCCGACACCACCGGTGCCGCCGCCCGCCCCTCCGTCCCGGCCGATGCGCCCGCCGCGAGCGGGCCGCTCGCCGGGCTACGCGTCCTCGATCTGGCCACCCTCTTCGCCGGGCCGCTCGCGGCGACGATGCTGGGCGACTTCGGCGCCGATGTGATCAAGGTCGAGCACCCCCGCAGAGCCGACCCGTCGCGCGGCCACGGCCCCGGCAAGGACGGCATCGGTCTGTGGTGGAAGCTGCTCGGCCGCAACAAGCGGACCATCACGCTCGACCTGTCCGCCCCCGGCGGCCGCGAGACGTTCCTGACGCTCGCCGCCACCGCGGACGTCGTCATCGAGAACTTCCGCCCCGGCACGCTGGAGCGGTGGCGGCTGGGCTGGGAGGAGCTGAGCGCCGCCAGTCCCCGGCTGGTACTGGCCCGGGTCACGGGCTTCGGCCAGTTCGGCCCGTACTGCCACCGGCCCGGTTTCGGCACCCTCGCCGAGGCCATGAGCGGGTTCGCCGCGCTCACCGGTGAACCGGACGGCCCGCCCACGCTGCCGCCCTTCGGTCTCGCCGACTCCATCGCGGCGCTCGCCACCTCCTACGCCGTGATGACCGCGCTCACCGCCCGTTCCGCCACCGGTCGCGGCCAGGTCGTCGACATGGCCATCATCGAGCCCATCCTCACCGTGCTGGGGCCGCAGCCCATCTGGTACGACCAGCTCGGCTACGTCCAGCCCCGCACCGGCAACCGCTCACGCAACAACGCCCCCCGCAACACCTACCGCGCGGCCGACGGCAGCTGGCTCGCCGTCTCCACCTCCGCGCAGTCCGTGGCCGAACGCGTGATGCGGCTCGTCGGCCGACCTGAGCTGGTGTCCGAGCCGTGGTTCGCCTCGGGCAGCGGCCGGGCGGAGCACGCCGAGGTTCTCGACGAGGCCGTCGGCGCCTGGATCGCCCGCCACACCAAGGAGGAGGTCGTCGCCGCCTTCGACAAGGCCGAGGCCGCGGTCGCCCCCGTCTACGACGTAAGGGACGTCATGGCCGACCCCCAGTACCGGGCACTCGGCAGCGTCACCGAGGTCCCCGATCCGGAACTCGGGCCCATCCGCATGCAGAACGTCCTCTTCCGCCTCTCCGAGACCCCGGGCGGCATCCGCTGGGCCGGCCGTCCGCACGGAGCGGACACCGACTCCGTACTCGGGGAACTCGGGCTCACCCCCGGCAGAATCGCCGCCCTGCGCGCGGAAGGCGCCCTGTGA
- the trpC gene encoding indole-3-glycerol phosphate synthase TrpC, whose translation MSVLDEIIDGVRADLAERQARVSLDELKERAAKGPQAKDGVAALRGDGVKVICEVKRSSPSKGALAAIADPAGLAADYEAGGAAVISVLTEERRFGGSLQDMEAVRARVDVPVLRKDFIVTSYQLWEARAYGADLVLLIVAALDQQALVSLIERAGSIGLTPLVEVHDEDEVERAVDAGARIIGVNARNLRTLEVDRSTFERVAPEIPAGVVKIAESGIRGPHDLIAYANAGADAVLVGESLVTGRDPKSAVADLVAAGAHPALRQGRD comes from the coding sequence GTGAGTGTGCTCGACGAGATCATCGACGGCGTGCGCGCCGACCTCGCGGAGCGGCAGGCGCGCGTCAGCCTCGACGAACTCAAGGAGCGTGCGGCCAAGGGGCCCCAGGCCAAGGACGGTGTCGCCGCGCTGCGCGGCGACGGCGTGAAGGTCATCTGCGAGGTGAAGCGCTCCAGCCCGTCCAAGGGCGCGCTCGCCGCCATCGCCGACCCCGCCGGGCTGGCCGCCGACTACGAGGCGGGCGGCGCGGCCGTCATCTCCGTCCTCACCGAGGAGCGCCGCTTCGGCGGCTCGCTCCAGGACATGGAGGCCGTGCGGGCCCGGGTGGACGTGCCGGTGCTCCGCAAGGACTTCATCGTCACGTCGTACCAGCTGTGGGAGGCCCGTGCGTACGGTGCCGACCTGGTCCTGCTGATCGTCGCCGCACTCGACCAGCAGGCCCTCGTCTCCCTGATCGAGCGCGCCGGGTCCATCGGGCTCACCCCGCTCGTCGAGGTCCACGACGAGGACGAGGTCGAGCGTGCCGTGGACGCCGGAGCCAGGATCATCGGGGTCAACGCGCGCAACCTCAGGACCCTCGAGGTCGACCGGTCCACCTTCGAGCGGGTCGCGCCCGAGATCCCCGCGGGAGTCGTCAAGATCGCCGAGTCCGGTATCCGCGGCCCGCACGACCTGATCGCCTACGCCAACGCCGGCGCCGACGCGGTGCTGGTGGGGGAGTCCCTGGTCACCGGCCGTGACCCGAAGTCCGCGGTGGCCGATCTGGTCGCCGCCGGCGCCCACCCGGCGCTTCGGCAGGGCAGGGACTGA
- the trpA gene encoding tryptophan synthase subunit alpha, with translation MSGNTSGNIRLLSDTLARAKSEDRAALIAYLPAGFPTVDGGIEAIRAVLDGGADIVEVGLPHSDPVLDGPVIQTADDIALRGGVRIADVMRTVREAHTATGKPVLVMTYWNPIDRYGVERFTAELAEAGGAGCILPDLPVQESETWREHAAKHGLATVFVVAPSSRDARLAEITAAGSGFVYAASLMGVTGTRESVGTQARDLVRRTRATAAGRGGLPVCVGLGVSDAEQAAEVAGFADGVIVGSAFVKRLLDAGDHTAGVEAVRALAGELAEGVRKR, from the coding sequence GTGAGCGGGAACACGAGCGGGAACATCAGGCTGCTGAGCGACACCCTCGCACGGGCGAAGTCCGAGGACCGGGCCGCCCTGATCGCCTACCTCCCGGCCGGTTTCCCCACCGTGGACGGCGGCATCGAGGCGATCAGGGCCGTCCTCGACGGCGGCGCCGACATCGTGGAGGTGGGCCTGCCGCACAGCGACCCGGTGCTGGACGGGCCGGTCATCCAGACCGCCGACGACATCGCCCTGCGCGGCGGCGTCAGGATCGCGGACGTGATGCGCACCGTGCGGGAGGCCCACACCGCCACGGGCAAACCGGTCCTCGTGATGACCTACTGGAACCCGATCGACCGGTACGGCGTCGAGCGCTTCACCGCCGAACTCGCCGAGGCCGGCGGCGCGGGCTGCATCCTGCCCGACCTGCCGGTCCAGGAATCCGAGACATGGCGCGAGCACGCCGCGAAGCACGGGCTCGCCACGGTGTTCGTCGTGGCGCCCAGCAGCCGGGACGCACGGCTCGCCGAGATCACCGCCGCGGGCTCGGGCTTCGTCTACGCCGCCTCGCTGATGGGCGTCACCGGCACCCGCGAGTCCGTCGGGACCCAGGCCCGGGACCTGGTGCGGCGCACCCGGGCCACCGCCGCCGGCCGGGGCGGCCTCCCGGTGTGCGTCGGGCTGGGCGTCTCCGACGCCGAGCAGGCCGCCGAGGTCGCGGGCTTCGCCGACGGCGTGATCGTCGGCTCGGCCTTCGTCAAGCGGCTGCTCGACGCCGGTGACCACACGGCCGGAGTCGAGGCGGTGCGGGCACTGGCCGGTGAACTCGCGGAGGGCGTCCGCAAGCGGTGA
- the trpM gene encoding tryptophan biosynthesis modulator TrpM, with translation MTAVARRTPTAAPGLQRPGRAAAGAGEPHAPLARGCRPRGCRAPARRVHGRRVRYVIGDEPGQVNGMRWRR, from the coding sequence ATGACCGCCGTCGCCCGCCGCACGCCCACCGCCGCCCCCGGCCTCCAACGGCCGGGCCGGGCGGCGGCGGGTGCCGGCGAACCGCATGCCCCACTGGCGCGCGGCTGCCGTCCGCGCGGCTGCCGCGCCCCGGCCCGGCGGGTGCACGGACGGCGGGTCAGATACGTCATCGGCGACGAGCCCGGCCAGGTCAACGGCATGCGATGGCGCCGCTGA
- a CDS encoding ADP-ribosylglycohydrolase family protein, which yields MNLRLTWVQPEDLVGHELRQAAEDGRDASAVAHRWRAAGGTPAPPAAGASPRPAPPRLRALATRLLDELDALPAPFADREPTGLPAIRAACPDWPVPRPRDLPGREGHGTDDRTRRVHRHGTDGAPRTGLGHATSSPPEQRLHAAWLGRAAGCLLGKPVEKLPLHAIRALARAAGNWPLSTWFTAKGVPPGLLAAHPWNRRSAATSLAENIDGMPEDDDLDYPLLNLLLLQRYGRDFGTADVARLWLDELPAGRTFTAERVAYRNLLQGVEPPETATRHNPFREWIGAAIRADVHGWTHPGDPAAAAEQAHRDAVLTHTANGVHGAMFVAAALAVAAGGAADVHTCLREGLRVVPPRSRLAAAVRHGIATAAAHHDFDTVVDRLHSAYGAYHWVHAVPNAALLAAALTHADGDFTGSICRAVSGGWDTDSNGATAGSLTGLLAGSPGRLPESWTAPLDNRLATTVGGFDGVGFDTLARLTYAHSTDADADADATRTP from the coding sequence GTGAACCTCCGGCTCACCTGGGTCCAGCCCGAGGACCTGGTCGGCCACGAGCTGCGCCAGGCCGCCGAGGACGGCCGGGACGCCTCGGCGGTCGCCCACCGCTGGCGGGCGGCGGGCGGCACTCCGGCGCCCCCGGCCGCAGGCGCATCGCCGCGGCCCGCCCCGCCGCGGCTGCGAGCGCTGGCGACCCGGCTGCTGGACGAACTCGACGCGCTCCCCGCTCCGTTCGCCGACCGCGAGCCGACGGGCCTGCCCGCCATCAGGGCGGCGTGCCCCGACTGGCCCGTTCCGCGGCCGCGGGACCTGCCCGGGCGGGAGGGGCACGGCACGGACGACCGGACCCGGCGCGTCCACCGGCACGGCACGGACGGCGCGCCGCGGACCGGGCTCGGGCACGCGACGAGCAGCCCGCCGGAGCAGCGACTGCACGCCGCCTGGCTCGGCCGGGCGGCGGGCTGCCTGCTCGGCAAACCCGTGGAGAAGCTCCCCCTGCACGCCATCCGCGCACTCGCCCGCGCGGCCGGCAACTGGCCGCTGTCGACGTGGTTCACCGCGAAGGGCGTGCCTCCCGGGCTGCTGGCCGCCCACCCCTGGAACCGCCGCTCGGCCGCCACCTCGCTCGCCGAGAACATCGACGGCATGCCCGAGGACGACGACCTCGACTACCCACTGCTGAACCTGCTCCTCCTCCAGCGGTACGGAAGGGACTTCGGCACCGCCGACGTCGCCCGGCTCTGGCTGGACGAACTCCCCGCCGGGCGTACGTTCACCGCCGAACGGGTGGCGTACCGCAACCTCCTCCAGGGTGTGGAACCGCCGGAGACCGCGACCCGGCACAACCCCTTCCGGGAGTGGATCGGCGCCGCCATCCGGGCCGACGTGCACGGCTGGACCCACCCCGGCGACCCGGCCGCGGCGGCCGAGCAGGCCCATCGCGACGCGGTGCTCACCCACACCGCGAACGGCGTCCACGGGGCCATGTTCGTCGCGGCGGCACTGGCCGTCGCGGCCGGCGGGGCCGCGGACGTGCACACATGCCTGCGCGAGGGGCTCCGTGTCGTCCCGCCCCGCTCACGGCTCGCCGCGGCCGTCCGCCACGGCATCGCCACCGCCGCCGCGCACCACGACTTCGACACCGTCGTGGACCGGCTGCACTCCGCGTACGGTGCCTACCACTGGGTGCACGCCGTCCCCAACGCGGCGCTGCTCGCCGCCGCGCTCACCCACGCGGACGGCGACTTCACCGGCAGCATCTGCCGTGCCGTGTCGGGCGGCTGGGACACGGACTCCAACGGCGCCACCGCCGGCTCGCTGACCGGACTGCTCGCCGGGAGCCCCGGCCGCCTGCCCGAGTCCTGGACCGCTCCGCTCGACAACCGTCTCGCCACCACCGTCGGCGGGTTCGACGGCGTCGGCTTCGACACACTCGCCCGCCTCACGTACGCCCACTCCACCGATGCCGACGCAGACGCAGACGCCACCCGGACCCCCTGA
- a CDS encoding HGxxPAAW family protein: MAGSSHGHTPAAWTGVTISFIGFCIAGVFMVAANPLGFWAGMVVVLVGGVVGAAMKAAGLGQKEEAAAVPARTPAGQPVAAEATAS, translated from the coding sequence ATGGCGGGCAGCAGCCACGGACACACCCCGGCCGCCTGGACCGGCGTCACCATCTCCTTCATCGGCTTCTGCATCGCGGGCGTCTTCATGGTGGCCGCGAACCCGCTCGGGTTCTGGGCCGGCATGGTCGTGGTCCTCGTCGGCGGTGTCGTCGGTGCAGCGATGAAGGCCGCCGGCCTCGGGCAGAAGGAGGAGGCCGCGGCCGTCCCGGCCCGCACCCCGGCGGGGCAGCCGGTGGCTGCCGAGGCGACGGCCTCCTGA
- a CDS encoding ADP-ribosylglycohydrolase family protein — translation MTLSAHAVATLDDRITGSLVGAAVGDALGGPVEGYTPEQIVERHGGRVRGVVGPWHGGDWRTARPIAPYHKGDGHVTDDTLMTHALVRVYAAVRDHLDAYSVADHLVPDLVSTPRWIPELEAEALPLQRVFLAEKWLAARLHYGHVDPREAGTGNIVNCGAAMYMAPVGLVNAANPAAAYAEALDVAGAHQSSYGREAAGVLAAAVAAACAPGASPESVIETCLSLAKDGTRSAIEAVSEVASRHDDFEPALRPLREAVAPFDTVGPDYRAPSLAARRPSRLHSVEELPVALGMLLIGGGDYRRTVLGSVNYGRDCDSIATMSGALAGALHGEGPVPADWVKTVAEASRLDLHAPARTLTEVAYEIFARDTRRRRAHEAAFAGLADAR, via the coding sequence ATGACACTCTCAGCGCACGCGGTCGCCACGCTCGACGACCGGATCACCGGCTCCCTCGTCGGCGCCGCGGTCGGCGACGCGCTCGGCGGGCCGGTCGAGGGATACACCCCGGAGCAGATCGTGGAGCGCCACGGCGGCCGCGTCCGGGGGGTCGTCGGCCCCTGGCACGGCGGCGACTGGCGCACCGCCCGCCCCATCGCGCCGTACCACAAGGGGGACGGGCACGTCACCGACGACACCCTGATGACACACGCCCTCGTCCGCGTCTACGCCGCCGTCCGGGACCACCTCGACGCCTACTCGGTCGCCGACCACCTCGTACCGGACCTCGTCTCAACGCCGCGCTGGATCCCCGAACTGGAGGCCGAGGCCCTGCCGCTCCAACGGGTGTTCCTCGCCGAGAAGTGGCTCGCGGCCCGGCTGCACTACGGCCATGTCGACCCGCGCGAGGCCGGCACCGGGAACATCGTCAACTGCGGTGCGGCCATGTACATGGCCCCGGTCGGGCTGGTCAACGCGGCCAACCCGGCCGCCGCCTACGCGGAGGCCCTGGACGTGGCGGGCGCCCACCAGTCCTCGTACGGACGTGAGGCCGCGGGCGTCCTCGCCGCCGCCGTCGCCGCGGCCTGCGCACCCGGGGCGAGCCCGGAGTCCGTCATCGAGACCTGCCTCTCGCTCGCCAAGGACGGCACCCGCTCGGCGATCGAGGCGGTGTCCGAAGTCGCGTCCCGCCACGACGACTTCGAGCCCGCGCTCCGTCCGCTCCGGGAGGCGGTCGCACCGTTCGACACCGTCGGGCCCGACTACCGCGCCCCATCCCTGGCCGCCCGCCGCCCCTCCCGGCTGCACTCCGTCGAGGAACTCCCCGTCGCGCTGGGCATGCTCCTCATCGGCGGCGGCGACTACCGCAGGACCGTGCTGGGTTCCGTGAACTACGGCAGGGACTGCGACTCGATCGCCACGATGTCCGGGGCGCTCGCGGGCGCGCTGCACGGCGAGGGACCGGTCCCGGCCGACTGGGTGAAGACCGTCGCCGAGGCCAGCCGCCTCGACCTGCACGCCCCGGCCAGGACGCTGACGGAGGTCGCGTACGAGATCTTCGCCCGCGACACCAGGCGCCGCCGGGCGCACGAGGCCGCCTTCGCCGGACTGGCGGACGCCCGGTGA
- the lgt gene encoding prolipoprotein diacylglyceryl transferase, producing MDLAYIPSPSTGVVHLGPLPLRGYAFCIIIGVFVAVWYGNKRWIARGGKAGTVADIAVWAVPFGLVGGRLYHVITDYQLYFGEGRNWVDALKIWEGGLGIWGAIALGAVGAWIGCRRRGIPLPAYADAIAPAIAFAQAIGRWGNWFNQELYGRPTDLPWALEISEGVNREAGLYHPTFLYESLWCVGTALLVIWADRRFRLGHGRAFALYVAAYCAGRAWIEYMRVDEAHHVLGLRLNVWTAMLVFVLAVVYIVVSARLRPGREETVEPAAVRQGEDGEKGADGQKDEDGQKDEDGEKGGGGTGDTPGDAAGADPDSSSDSGGTPGSGTPSPGREAEGDPADSGSANRN from the coding sequence ATGGACCTTGCCTACATTCCCAGCCCGTCCACCGGTGTCGTCCACCTCGGACCGCTTCCGCTGCGCGGCTATGCCTTCTGCATCATCATCGGCGTCTTCGTGGCCGTCTGGTACGGCAACAAGCGCTGGATCGCCCGCGGCGGCAAAGCCGGCACCGTGGCGGACATCGCCGTGTGGGCCGTCCCCTTCGGCCTCGTCGGCGGCCGCCTGTACCACGTGATCACCGACTACCAGCTGTACTTCGGCGAGGGCCGGAACTGGGTCGACGCCTTGAAGATCTGGGAGGGCGGCCTCGGCATCTGGGGCGCCATCGCGCTCGGCGCGGTCGGTGCGTGGATCGGCTGCCGCCGCCGCGGTATCCCGCTGCCCGCGTACGCCGACGCCATCGCGCCCGCCATCGCCTTCGCACAGGCGATCGGCCGCTGGGGCAACTGGTTCAACCAGGAGCTGTACGGCAGGCCGACGGACCTGCCGTGGGCCCTCGAGATCAGCGAGGGTGTGAACCGGGAGGCCGGGCTCTACCACCCGACGTTCCTCTACGAGTCGCTGTGGTGTGTCGGTACGGCGTTGCTGGTGATCTGGGCGGACCGCCGCTTCCGGCTCGGTCACGGCAGGGCGTTCGCGCTGTACGTCGCCGCGTACTGCGCGGGCCGGGCCTGGATCGAGTACATGCGTGTGGACGAGGCGCACCACGTCCTCGGCCTCCGGCTGAACGTCTGGACGGCGATGCTGGTCTTCGTCCTGGCCGTGGTCTACATCGTGGTCTCCGCCCGGCTTCGCCCGGGCCGCGAGGAGACCGTCGAGCCCGCGGCTGTGCGGCAGGGCGAGGACGGCGAGAAGGGCGCGGACGGCCAGAAGGACGAGGACGGCCAGAAGGACGAGGACGGCGAGAAGGGCGGGGGCGGTACCGGGGACACTCCGGGCGACGCGGCCGGCGCGGACCCCGACTCCTCGTCCGACTCCGGCGGGACTCCCGGCTCGGGGACGCCGTCACCGGGCAGGGAAGCCGAGGGCGACCCGGCCGACTCCGGGTCCGCGAACAGGAACTGA
- a CDS encoding HpcH/HpaI aldolase/citrate lyase family protein — protein MTPLTWLYAPGDRPEVVGKALSSGADIVIVDLEDAVAPHRKAYALAATAEMLSSPQPVPVHVRIHTERDIAPLARLPGLAALRIPKVTHATDIRGPARLAPGKGLYALLESAGGVEHAFAIATADPAVRGISLGEADLRADLGVRDDTGLDWPRSRVVVAARAAGLPPPTQSVFPDIRDLDGLAASCAHGRSLGFLGRAAIHPRQLPVIERAYLPSAEEVEAAEEVVKAAAATDAGALALPDGRFVDAAVVAAAQRTLSLAGRDGA, from the coding sequence GTGACCCCGCTCACCTGGCTGTACGCACCCGGCGACCGGCCCGAGGTGGTCGGCAAGGCGCTCTCCTCGGGTGCCGACATCGTGATCGTCGACCTGGAGGACGCGGTCGCGCCGCACCGCAAGGCGTACGCCCTCGCGGCCACCGCCGAAATGCTCTCCTCCCCTCAGCCCGTGCCGGTCCACGTCCGCATCCACACGGAACGGGACATCGCCCCGCTGGCCCGCCTGCCGGGCCTGGCGGCTCTGCGCATCCCCAAGGTGACACACGCCACCGACATCCGGGGCCCGGCGAGACTGGCTCCCGGCAAGGGGCTGTACGCGCTGCTGGAGTCGGCGGGCGGGGTGGAGCACGCCTTCGCCATCGCGACGGCCGACCCCGCGGTGCGCGGCATCTCACTCGGTGAGGCGGACCTCCGGGCGGACCTGGGAGTACGCGACGACACCGGACTGGACTGGCCGCGCAGCCGCGTCGTCGTCGCCGCCCGCGCCGCGGGGCTGCCCCCGCCGACGCAGTCGGTGTTCCCCGACATCCGCGACCTGGACGGCCTGGCTGCGTCCTGCGCCCACGGCCGCTCCCTGGGGTTCCTCGGCAGGGCCGCCATCCACCCCCGGCAGCTCCCGGTGATCGAGCGCGCCTACCTGCCCAGCGCCGAGGAGGTGGAGGCGGCCGAGGAGGTCGTCAAGGCGGCTGCGGCGACGGACGCGGGCGCCCTGGCCCTCCCCGACGGCCGCTTCGTGGACGCGGCGGTCGTCGCCGCGGCCCAACGCACACTCTCCCTCGCCGGCCGCGACGGCGCGTGA
- the trpB gene encoding tryptophan synthase subunit beta: MPSQYFVPDPEGRVPDAAGYFGDFGGTFIPEALVAAVDEVAAEYDKARSDPAFASELDDLLVHYTGRPSALTEVPRFAGHAGGARVFLKREDLNHTGSHKINNVLGQALLTRRMGKTRVIAETGAGQHGVATATACALFGLDCTIYMGEIDTERQALNVARMRMLGAEVVPVKSGSRTLKDAINEAFRDWVANVDHTHYLFGTVAGPHPFPAMVRDFHRVIGTEARRQILERTGRLPDAAVACVGGGSNAIGLFHAFIPDGSVRLVGCEPGGHGVETGEHAATLTAGEPGILHGSRSYVLQDDEGQITEPYSISAGLDYPGIGPEHAYLKDSGRGEYRAVTDDAAMQALRLLSRTEGIIPAIESAHALAGAIEVGKELGKDGLILVSLSGRGDKDMDTAARYFGLYDADGGAATDASVAADAAGEVAEIEGDAT, from the coding sequence ATGCCCAGCCAATACTTCGTACCCGACCCCGAGGGCCGGGTGCCGGACGCCGCCGGCTACTTCGGCGACTTCGGCGGAACGTTCATTCCCGAGGCGCTCGTCGCCGCCGTCGACGAGGTGGCCGCCGAGTACGACAAGGCCAGGTCCGACCCGGCCTTCGCATCCGAACTCGACGACCTGCTCGTCCACTACACGGGACGGCCCAGCGCCCTGACCGAGGTGCCCCGCTTCGCCGGGCACGCGGGCGGCGCCCGGGTCTTCCTCAAGCGCGAGGACCTCAACCACACCGGCTCGCACAAGATCAACAACGTGCTGGGGCAGGCGCTGCTGACCCGGCGCATGGGAAAGACCCGCGTCATCGCCGAGACCGGCGCCGGTCAGCACGGTGTGGCCACCGCCACCGCCTGCGCCCTCTTCGGCCTCGACTGCACCATCTACATGGGCGAGATCGACACCGAGCGCCAGGCGCTGAACGTCGCACGGATGCGCATGCTCGGCGCCGAGGTCGTGCCGGTGAAGTCCGGCAGCCGCACCCTGAAGGACGCCATCAACGAGGCGTTCCGCGACTGGGTCGCCAACGTCGACCACACCCACTACCTCTTCGGCACGGTCGCCGGCCCGCATCCCTTCCCGGCGATGGTCCGCGACTTCCACCGGGTCATCGGCACCGAGGCCCGGCGCCAGATCCTGGAGCGCACGGGCCGCCTCCCGGACGCCGCCGTCGCCTGCGTCGGCGGCGGCTCCAACGCCATCGGCCTGTTCCACGCGTTCATCCCGGACGGGAGCGTGCGCCTGGTGGGCTGCGAGCCCGGGGGCCACGGCGTCGAGACCGGCGAGCACGCGGCCACCCTGACCGCGGGCGAGCCGGGCATCCTGCACGGCTCGCGCAGCTACGTCCTCCAGGACGACGAGGGGCAGATCACCGAGCCGTACTCGATCTCGGCCGGTCTGGACTACCCGGGCATCGGCCCCGAGCACGCCTACCTCAAGGACTCCGGACGCGGCGAGTACCGGGCCGTGACCGACGACGCCGCCATGCAGGCGCTGCGGCTGCTCTCCCGCACGGAGGGCATCATCCCGGCCATCGAGTCCGCGCACGCCCTGGCCGGCGCGATCGAGGTCGGCAAGGAACTCGGCAAGGACGGGCTGATCCTGGTCAGCCTGTCCGGCCGGGGCGACAAGGACATGGACACCGCCGCCCGCTACTTCGGGCTGTACGACGCCGACGGCGGTGCCGCGACCGACGCCTCGGTGGCGGCGGACGCCGCGGGCGAGGTCGCGGAGATCGAGGGAGACGCCACGTGA